In Dromaius novaehollandiae isolate bDroNov1 chromosome 3, bDroNov1.hap1, whole genome shotgun sequence, the following are encoded in one genomic region:
- the PEX3 gene encoding peroxisomal biogenesis factor 3 isoform X3, with product MILYVHEDKSQLAEVAEEIMSINGGEDHYLKIFHPGVYLLGKYGQRKIREIQEREAAEYIAQARRQYHFESNQRTCNMTVLSMLPTLRDALMHQLNSESLTSLLKNRPANKLEIWEDLKIIRLTELITVVKQAVHKVFGSVSLKQTLSLLELEQKLKDIREAVEYKDSDKIASYSPLCHYLMPDEENPLASQACGLTERDTATIKLLNETRDMLESPDFGTVLSTCLNRGFSRLLDNMAEFFRPTEQDLCQNGSVNSLSSVSLPLAKIIPIINGQIHSVCSETPSHFVQDLLMMEQVKDFAANVYEAFSTPQQLEK from the exons ATGATTCTATACGTACATGAGGACAAATCACAACTTGCAGAAGTAGCAGAAGAAATCATGTCAATAAATGGTGGTGAagatcattatttgaaaatatttcaccCTG GAGTCTATTTACTGGGAAAGTATGGGCAGAGGAAAATCAGAGAAATCcaagaaagagaagcagctgaaTACATCGCCCAAGCACGAAGGCAGTATCATTTTGAAAGTAATCAGAGGACATGCAATATGACAG TGTTGTCAATGCTTCCAACATTGAGGGATGCCTTAATGCATCAGTTAAATTCTGAGAGTCTCACGTCTCTACTTAAAAATAG GCCAGCAAACAAGTTAGAAATATGGGAGGATTTAAAGATAATAA GACTGACTGAGTTAATAACTGTTGTTAAACAAGCTGTGCATAAAGTTTTTGGAAG TGTTTCCCTTAAGCAAACCTTGTCTCTTTTGGAGCTGGAACAGAAACTTAAAGATATCAGGGAAGCAGTGGAATATAAAGATTCAGATAAGATTGCATCTTACTCTCCCTTGTGTCATTATTTGATGCCAGATGAAGAAAACCCCTTGGCTAGCCAG GCCTGTGGACTCACAGAAAGAGACACTGCTACAATTAAATTACTTAATGAAACTAGAGATATGCTAGAAAG tcCAGATTTTGGTACAgttttaagcacatgtttaaacAGAGGATTCAGTCGATTGCTGGACAATATGGCCGAGTTTTTTAGACCTACTGAACAGGACCTCTGTCAGAATGGCTCTGTAAATAG tCTTTCCAGTGTCAGTCTTCCTTTAGCCAAGATAATTCCAATAATAAATGGACAGATCCATTCAGTATGCAGTGAAACTCCTAGTCATTTTGTGCAG GACCTGTTGATGATGGAACAAGTGAAAGATTTTGCTGCTAATGTGTATGAAGCTTTTAGTACCCCTCAGCAGCTAGAGAAATGA
- the PEX3 gene encoding peroxisomal biogenesis factor 3 isoform X1: MILYVHEDKSQLAEVAEEIMSINGGEDHYLKIFHPGVYLLGKYGQRKIREIQEREAAEYIAQARRQYHFESNQRTCNMTVLSMLPTLRDALMHQLNSESLTSLLKNRPANKLEIWEDLKIISFTRSIVSVYSTCMLVVLLRVQLNIIGGYIYLDNAAVCKNGTTPLAPPEVQQQYLSSIQHLLGDGLTELITVVKQAVHKVFGSVSLKQTLSLLELEQKLKDIREAVEYKDSDKIASYSPLCHYLMPDEENPLASQACGLTERDTATIKLLNETRDMLESPDFGTVLSTCLNRGFSRLLDNMAEFFRPTEQDLCQNGSVNSLSSVSLPLAKIIPIINGQIHSVCSETPSHFVQDLLMMEQVKDFAANVYEAFSTPQQLEK, from the exons ATGATTCTATACGTACATGAGGACAAATCACAACTTGCAGAAGTAGCAGAAGAAATCATGTCAATAAATGGTGGTGAagatcattatttgaaaatatttcaccCTG GAGTCTATTTACTGGGAAAGTATGGGCAGAGGAAAATCAGAGAAATCcaagaaagagaagcagctgaaTACATCGCCCAAGCACGAAGGCAGTATCATTTTGAAAGTAATCAGAGGACATGCAATATGACAG TGTTGTCAATGCTTCCAACATTGAGGGATGCCTTAATGCATCAGTTAAATTCTGAGAGTCTCACGTCTCTACTTAAAAATAG GCCAGCAAACAAGTTAGAAATATGGGAGGATTTAAAGATAATAA GTTTCACAAGAAGCATTGTATCTGTATATAGTACCTGTATGCTAGTAGTTCTTTTGAGAGTCCAATTAAATATTATTGGTGGTTACATCTACCTAGATAATGCTGCAGTCTGCAAAAATGGCACa acACCATTAGCTCCCCCTGAAGTCCAGCAGCAATATTTATCAAGTATTCAGCATCTTTTAGGAGATG GACTGACTGAGTTAATAACTGTTGTTAAACAAGCTGTGCATAAAGTTTTTGGAAG TGTTTCCCTTAAGCAAACCTTGTCTCTTTTGGAGCTGGAACAGAAACTTAAAGATATCAGGGAAGCAGTGGAATATAAAGATTCAGATAAGATTGCATCTTACTCTCCCTTGTGTCATTATTTGATGCCAGATGAAGAAAACCCCTTGGCTAGCCAG GCCTGTGGACTCACAGAAAGAGACACTGCTACAATTAAATTACTTAATGAAACTAGAGATATGCTAGAAAG tcCAGATTTTGGTACAgttttaagcacatgtttaaacAGAGGATTCAGTCGATTGCTGGACAATATGGCCGAGTTTTTTAGACCTACTGAACAGGACCTCTGTCAGAATGGCTCTGTAAATAG tCTTTCCAGTGTCAGTCTTCCTTTAGCCAAGATAATTCCAATAATAAATGGACAGATCCATTCAGTATGCAGTGAAACTCCTAGTCATTTTGTGCAG GACCTGTTGATGATGGAACAAGTGAAAGATTTTGCTGCTAATGTGTATGAAGCTTTTAGTACCCCTCAGCAGCTAGAGAAATGA
- the PEX3 gene encoding peroxisomal biogenesis factor 3 isoform X2 — MLRSLWNFLKRHKKKCLFLGTFLSGVYLLGKYGQRKIREIQEREAAEYIAQARRQYHFESNQRTCNMTVLSMLPTLRDALMHQLNSESLTSLLKNRPANKLEIWEDLKIISFTRSIVSVYSTCMLVVLLRVQLNIIGGYIYLDNAAVCKNGTTPLAPPEVQQQYLSSIQHLLGDGLTELITVVKQAVHKVFGSVSLKQTLSLLELEQKLKDIREAVEYKDSDKIASYSPLCHYLMPDEENPLASQACGLTERDTATIKLLNETRDMLESPDFGTVLSTCLNRGFSRLLDNMAEFFRPTEQDLCQNGSVNSLSSVSLPLAKIIPIINGQIHSVCSETPSHFVQDLLMMEQVKDFAANVYEAFSTPQQLEK, encoded by the exons ATGCTCCGCTCCCTCTGGAATTTCCTCAAGCGGCACAAGAAGAAATGCCTCTTCCTCGGCACCTTCCTCAGCg GAGTCTATTTACTGGGAAAGTATGGGCAGAGGAAAATCAGAGAAATCcaagaaagagaagcagctgaaTACATCGCCCAAGCACGAAGGCAGTATCATTTTGAAAGTAATCAGAGGACATGCAATATGACAG TGTTGTCAATGCTTCCAACATTGAGGGATGCCTTAATGCATCAGTTAAATTCTGAGAGTCTCACGTCTCTACTTAAAAATAG GCCAGCAAACAAGTTAGAAATATGGGAGGATTTAAAGATAATAA GTTTCACAAGAAGCATTGTATCTGTATATAGTACCTGTATGCTAGTAGTTCTTTTGAGAGTCCAATTAAATATTATTGGTGGTTACATCTACCTAGATAATGCTGCAGTCTGCAAAAATGGCACa acACCATTAGCTCCCCCTGAAGTCCAGCAGCAATATTTATCAAGTATTCAGCATCTTTTAGGAGATG GACTGACTGAGTTAATAACTGTTGTTAAACAAGCTGTGCATAAAGTTTTTGGAAG TGTTTCCCTTAAGCAAACCTTGTCTCTTTTGGAGCTGGAACAGAAACTTAAAGATATCAGGGAAGCAGTGGAATATAAAGATTCAGATAAGATTGCATCTTACTCTCCCTTGTGTCATTATTTGATGCCAGATGAAGAAAACCCCTTGGCTAGCCAG GCCTGTGGACTCACAGAAAGAGACACTGCTACAATTAAATTACTTAATGAAACTAGAGATATGCTAGAAAG tcCAGATTTTGGTACAgttttaagcacatgtttaaacAGAGGATTCAGTCGATTGCTGGACAATATGGCCGAGTTTTTTAGACCTACTGAACAGGACCTCTGTCAGAATGGCTCTGTAAATAG tCTTTCCAGTGTCAGTCTTCCTTTAGCCAAGATAATTCCAATAATAAATGGACAGATCCATTCAGTATGCAGTGAAACTCCTAGTCATTTTGTGCAG GACCTGTTGATGATGGAACAAGTGAAAGATTTTGCTGCTAATGTGTATGAAGCTTTTAGTACCCCTCAGCAGCTAGAGAAATGA
- the PEX3 gene encoding peroxisomal biogenesis factor 3 isoform X4 — MTVLSMLPTLRDALMHQLNSESLTSLLKNRPANKLEIWEDLKIISFTRSIVSVYSTCMLVVLLRVQLNIIGGYIYLDNAAVCKNGTTPLAPPEVQQQYLSSIQHLLGDGLTELITVVKQAVHKVFGSVSLKQTLSLLELEQKLKDIREAVEYKDSDKIASYSPLCHYLMPDEENPLASQACGLTERDTATIKLLNETRDMLESPDFGTVLSTCLNRGFSRLLDNMAEFFRPTEQDLCQNGSVNSLSSVSLPLAKIIPIINGQIHSVCSETPSHFVQDLLMMEQVKDFAANVYEAFSTPQQLEK; from the exons ATGACAG TGTTGTCAATGCTTCCAACATTGAGGGATGCCTTAATGCATCAGTTAAATTCTGAGAGTCTCACGTCTCTACTTAAAAATAG GCCAGCAAACAAGTTAGAAATATGGGAGGATTTAAAGATAATAA GTTTCACAAGAAGCATTGTATCTGTATATAGTACCTGTATGCTAGTAGTTCTTTTGAGAGTCCAATTAAATATTATTGGTGGTTACATCTACCTAGATAATGCTGCAGTCTGCAAAAATGGCACa acACCATTAGCTCCCCCTGAAGTCCAGCAGCAATATTTATCAAGTATTCAGCATCTTTTAGGAGATG GACTGACTGAGTTAATAACTGTTGTTAAACAAGCTGTGCATAAAGTTTTTGGAAG TGTTTCCCTTAAGCAAACCTTGTCTCTTTTGGAGCTGGAACAGAAACTTAAAGATATCAGGGAAGCAGTGGAATATAAAGATTCAGATAAGATTGCATCTTACTCTCCCTTGTGTCATTATTTGATGCCAGATGAAGAAAACCCCTTGGCTAGCCAG GCCTGTGGACTCACAGAAAGAGACACTGCTACAATTAAATTACTTAATGAAACTAGAGATATGCTAGAAAG tcCAGATTTTGGTACAgttttaagcacatgtttaaacAGAGGATTCAGTCGATTGCTGGACAATATGGCCGAGTTTTTTAGACCTACTGAACAGGACCTCTGTCAGAATGGCTCTGTAAATAG tCTTTCCAGTGTCAGTCTTCCTTTAGCCAAGATAATTCCAATAATAAATGGACAGATCCATTCAGTATGCAGTGAAACTCCTAGTCATTTTGTGCAG GACCTGTTGATGATGGAACAAGTGAAAGATTTTGCTGCTAATGTGTATGAAGCTTTTAGTACCCCTCAGCAGCTAGAGAAATGA